One stretch of Armigeres subalbatus isolate Guangzhou_Male chromosome 2, GZ_Asu_2, whole genome shotgun sequence DNA includes these proteins:
- the LOC134213213 gene encoding protein cornichon homolog 4, giving the protein MLPETLVFGIALLITGVILFLLIYFVIILSDLECDYLNAQQCCSKLNFWVVPKLAAHCFLAFILLMNGSWMLLIANLPMIGWQIYDLVKVPSGNLGIFDPAEIHNRGMVKKHMRDTMIGLGFYMIIFFVYLYCMINAMLKGDPIRRHEEEEIITEF; this is encoded by the exons ATGCTTCCCGAGACGCTTGTGTTCGGAATAGCGCTACTGATCACGGGCGTGATTTTGTTTCTGCTCATCTACTTT GTAATAATCCTTTCCGATCTGGAGTGTGACTATCTGAATGCGCAGCAGTGCTGTTCCAAGCTGAATTTTTGGGTTGTGCCGAAGCTAGCGGCTCACTGCTTTTTGGCGTTTATTTTGCTGATGAACGGCAGCTGGATGCTGCTCATAGCCAACCTGCCGATGATCGGATGGCAAATCTACGATCTCGTTAAGGTGCCTTCGGGCAATTTGGGAATCTTCGATCCGGCCGAAATTCACAACCGTGGCATGGTGAAGAAGCACATGCGGGACACGATGATAGGGTTGGGATTTTACATGATAATTTTCTTCGTGTATCTTTACTG tATGATTAATGCGATGCTGAAAGGTGACCCCATTAGACgacatgaagaagaagaaattattaCAGAATTCTAG